Proteins encoded in a region of the Gemmatimonadaceae bacterium genome:
- a CDS encoding penicillin acylase family protein gives MKKLLLLATLAVAAQLPAQSRSDVRRWERQAQTVTITRDDWGIPHVKGKTDADAVFGVIYAQAEDDFNRVEVNYLNAIGRLAEADGEGEIWRDLRMRMFIDSTELKAQYATSPDWLKKLMNAWADGLNYYLYTHKSVKPKVLTRFEPWMALSFTEGSIGGDISGIGLRGVEQFYSARAGQAPSGNDAASAAALAEEEAEARFAVPMGSNGAAIAAANTKNGHALLLINPHTSHYFREEAQMTSDEGLNSYGAITWGQFFIYQGFNATAGWMHTSSAADVVDEYAETVTKAGDDYVYAYAGTTRPVTTKYVTVRYKTAEGMKSRDFTLYFTHHGPIVREMNGQWIAVRLMNEPVKALTQSYTRTKARNYKEYRASMELHTNSSNNTIYADAEGNIAYLHANFVPKRDPRFDWSRPVNGSDPATEWGPLHGVEESPLVLNPPNGWLYNTNNWPYTAAGPYSPRKSDFPTYMDPSSENPRGIHAIAVLSGKKDFTLESLRDAAYDSWMPAFATLIPRLVTAWDNLAYSDPVKTKLADQIQLLRKWDYRWGVTSIPTTLAVFWAEELWRLPREGASMDPYEYVATRITPDQQLQVLSRVSDRLTADFGTWKTPWGEINRFQRIAPDINSRFDDNAPSVPVGFASARWGSLASYDMRTARTTKKIYGTYGNSFVAVVEFGDSVRARAVMAGGLNSNPASKHFADQAKNYADGYLREVYFYPNQLQAHTEKTYRPGAKQD, from the coding sequence ATGAAGAAACTGCTCCTTCTCGCGACCCTGGCCGTTGCCGCCCAGTTGCCAGCGCAGTCGCGTTCCGACGTTCGGCGCTGGGAGCGCCAGGCCCAGACGGTCACCATCACGCGTGACGACTGGGGCATTCCCCACGTGAAGGGGAAGACCGACGCCGATGCCGTCTTTGGCGTCATCTACGCGCAGGCCGAGGATGACTTCAATCGCGTCGAGGTCAACTACCTGAACGCCATCGGGCGACTGGCCGAGGCCGATGGCGAGGGCGAGATCTGGCGGGACCTGCGCATGCGGATGTTCATCGACAGCACGGAACTGAAGGCGCAGTACGCCACCAGTCCCGACTGGCTCAAGAAGCTGATGAACGCGTGGGCCGATGGGCTCAACTACTACCTGTACACGCACAAGTCGGTGAAGCCGAAGGTCCTCACGCGCTTCGAGCCCTGGATGGCGCTCTCGTTCACCGAAGGGAGCATTGGCGGCGATATCTCCGGCATCGGCCTGCGCGGCGTCGAGCAGTTCTACAGCGCGCGCGCCGGACAGGCGCCGTCGGGCAACGACGCCGCGAGCGCGGCAGCGCTCGCCGAGGAGGAAGCCGAGGCGAGGTTCGCGGTGCCGATGGGCTCCAACGGCGCGGCAATCGCCGCGGCGAACACGAAGAACGGTCACGCCCTGCTGCTCATCAACCCGCACACCTCGCACTACTTCCGCGAGGAGGCGCAGATGACGAGCGACGAAGGGTTGAACTCGTACGGCGCCATCACCTGGGGACAGTTCTTTATCTATCAGGGATTCAACGCCACCGCCGGGTGGATGCACACCTCGAGCGCGGCCGATGTGGTGGATGAATACGCCGAAACGGTGACGAAGGCGGGGGACGACTACGTGTACGCCTACGCGGGAACCACCCGGCCGGTGACCACGAAGTACGTGACGGTTCGCTACAAGACAGCCGAGGGAATGAAGTCCCGCGACTTCACGCTCTACTTCACGCACCACGGCCCCATCGTCCGCGAGATGAACGGCCAGTGGATCGCGGTGCGCCTGATGAACGAACCGGTGAAGGCGCTCACGCAGTCGTACACCCGCACCAAGGCGCGCAATTACAAGGAGTACCGCGCGTCGATGGAGCTGCACACCAACTCGTCCAACAACACCATCTACGCCGACGCCGAAGGGAACATCGCGTACCTGCACGCCAACTTCGTCCCGAAGCGTGACCCGAGGTTCGATTGGTCGAGGCCCGTGAACGGGAGCGACCCGGCCACCGAATGGGGACCGCTGCACGGCGTCGAGGAAAGTCCGCTGGTGCTGAACCCGCCGAACGGCTGGCTGTACAACACCAACAACTGGCCGTACACCGCTGCCGGGCCCTACAGCCCCAGGAAGAGCGACTTCCCTACCTACATGGATCCGAGCAGCGAGAACCCCCGTGGCATCCACGCCATCGCGGTGCTCTCCGGCAAGAAGGACTTCACGCTCGAGTCGCTGCGCGACGCCGCCTACGACAGCTGGATGCCGGCCTTCGCCACGCTAATTCCACGGCTTGTCACGGCGTGGGACAACCTCGCGTACTCCGATCCGGTCAAGACGAAGCTCGCGGATCAGATCCAGCTGCTTCGGAAATGGGATTACCGCTGGGGCGTGACGTCGATCCCGACGACGCTGGCCGTCTTCTGGGCCGAGGAGCTGTGGCGCCTTCCGCGCGAGGGCGCGTCGATGGACCCCTACGAGTACGTTGCTACCCGCATCACGCCCGACCAGCAGTTGCAGGTCCTGTCCCGCGTCAGCGACCGGTTGACCGCCGATTTTGGAACGTGGAAGACGCCGTGGGGTGAGATCAACCGCTTCCAGCGCATTGCGCCGGACATCAACTCGCGCTTCGACGACAACGCGCCAAGTGTGCCGGTGGGCTTTGCGTCGGCGCGGTGGGGCTCACTCGCCTCGTACGACATGCGCACGGCACGCACGACCAAGAAGATCTACGGCACCTACGGCAACAGCTTCGTGGCGGTGGTGGAGTTCGGTGACAGCGTGCGTGCCCGCGCAGTGATGGCCGGCGGGCTGAACAGCAACCCGGCGTCCAAACATTTCGCCGACCAGGCCAAGAACTATGCGGACGGCTATCTCCGCGAGGTCTATTTCTATCCCAATCAGTTGCAGGCGCACACCGAAAAGACATACCGGCCAGGCGCGAAGCAGGACTGA
- a CDS encoding peptidase E, with product MTPQTNVPRPTPKILIAGGGFMTPFLRLMAELTGKARPRIGYLPTAVGDRPDAKLNFYNWCSPLNVEPFVQDVFIESLTQTKGWDEVLLSADAILVSGGNTLNQQAIWRAQGIDVVLREAWERGIVLGGASAGSLCWFEEGTTDSRPKALSIVKCLGFLPGSHSPHYDAEPGRRPLYQELIRTGQLKPGYACDNEAGLYFEGTELKRVVAAKDNAKCYHVSAVNGEIVEKVLEPERIA from the coding sequence ATGACGCCCCAGACAAACGTGCCGCGTCCCACTCCCAAGATTCTCATCGCCGGCGGCGGCTTCATGACGCCGTTCCTCCGCCTGATGGCGGAACTCACCGGCAAGGCGCGGCCCCGCATCGGCTACCTCCCCACCGCCGTCGGCGACCGGCCTGACGCGAAACTCAACTTCTACAACTGGTGCTCGCCGCTGAACGTCGAGCCGTTCGTGCAGGACGTCTTCATCGAGAGCCTGACGCAGACCAAGGGGTGGGACGAGGTCCTGCTCTCCGCCGATGCGATCCTCGTCTCGGGTGGCAACACGCTCAACCAGCAGGCCATCTGGCGGGCGCAGGGGATCGACGTGGTGCTGCGCGAGGCGTGGGAGCGCGGGATCGTGCTGGGCGGCGCCAGCGCCGGGTCGCTGTGCTGGTTCGAGGAAGGCACCACGGACTCACGCCCCAAGGCGCTTTCCATCGTGAAGTGCCTCGGGTTCCTGCCGGGAAGCCACTCGCCGCACTACGACGCTGAGCCGGGGCGGCGGCCGTTGTACCAGGAACTCATCCGCACCGGGCAGCTGAAGCCGGGGTATGCCTGCGACAACGAGGCTGGCCTCTACTTCGAAGGAACCGAGCTCAAGCGCGTGGTGGCGGCCAAGGACAACGCCAAGTGCTACCACGTCAGCGCGGTGAATGGCGAGATCGTGGAGAAAGTTCTGGAGCCGGAGCGGATCGCGTAA
- a CDS encoding carboxypeptidase regulatory-like domain-containing protein, translating into MPVGRSGWWLALAAAGPLAAQVPVAAPRGAVYGVVYDSVAARPLAGAAVQLAAAGATQAPHSTQTDSAGRYRIIGLAPGQYTLGFYHDALTALGLDAPTRGIALDADAEVMADLAVPSSRTIRTLRCGDEDAESSSGMLVGYARDARQQHAVAGTAVRLSWKAFALDSGSYRTVTERATASIEDDGAFLVCHLPIDAPLELDVTSPGHHRIIGSVTPIPPSGIGRLEIALADSAESHGDAIIRGRVARVNGKAVESGRVVVPALGREAAIARGEFTLGDLPPGSWVVEARAIGSEPQSLLVNAPEGASAMPTIALRSQVQALEAVTVVGKKDANLRLLDEVLRRKRIGMGTTFLPGAPALRSAILTSDVMREARGFVYSGQSKIIGRAGCQFTAVYVDDVLQAGGFADADMLAPPSEVLAIETWPDILLAPVQYRIAKGVNAPAVRGSLSGSYCAVVLIWTKNRPRG; encoded by the coding sequence ATGCCGGTCGGGCGAAGCGGGTGGTGGCTGGCGTTGGCGGCGGCGGGACCACTCGCCGCGCAGGTGCCGGTCGCGGCGCCGCGCGGCGCCGTGTATGGTGTGGTCTACGATTCCGTGGCGGCGCGCCCACTCGCCGGCGCTGCGGTGCAGCTCGCGGCGGCGGGCGCCACGCAGGCACCGCATAGCACGCAGACCGACAGCGCCGGCCGCTATCGTATCATCGGCCTCGCCCCCGGCCAATACACGCTCGGCTTCTACCACGACGCGCTCACCGCGCTGGGGCTCGACGCGCCCACGCGCGGCATCGCGCTCGATGCTGACGCTGAGGTGATGGCGGATCTCGCTGTGCCGTCGAGCCGCACGATCCGCACCCTGCGCTGCGGCGACGAGGACGCCGAGTCGTCGTCGGGGATGCTGGTGGGATATGCGCGCGATGCGCGCCAGCAGCATGCGGTGGCCGGCACGGCGGTGCGGCTGAGCTGGAAGGCCTTCGCGCTCGACTCCGGGAGTTACCGCACCGTGACCGAGCGCGCGACGGCGAGCATCGAGGACGACGGCGCGTTCCTGGTCTGTCATCTACCCATCGACGCGCCGCTGGAACTGGACGTGACCAGCCCGGGGCATCACCGCATCATCGGGTCGGTGACGCCCATCCCGCCAAGCGGCATCGGGCGGCTGGAGATTGCGCTCGCCGATTCCGCCGAGTCGCATGGCGACGCCATCATTCGCGGGCGCGTCGCGCGCGTGAACGGCAAGGCCGTGGAGTCGGGACGCGTCGTCGTGCCGGCGCTCGGCCGCGAGGCGGCCATCGCCCGCGGCGAGTTCACGCTGGGCGACCTGCCGCCCGGCAGTTGGGTGGTTGAGGCTCGCGCCATCGGCAGTGAGCCGCAAAGCCTGCTCGTGAACGCCCCGGAGGGGGCGAGCGCGATGCCGACGATCGCACTCCGCAGCCAGGTGCAGGCGCTCGAGGCGGTGACCGTGGTGGGGAAGAAGGACGCCAACCTGCGACTGCTGGATGAGGTGCTGCGGCGCAAGCGGATCGGCATGGGAACCACATTCCTGCCCGGCGCGCCGGCGCTACGGTCGGCGATCCTCACCTCCGATGTGATGCGGGAGGCGCGCGGGTTTGTTTATAGCGGACAGAGCAAGATCATTGGGCGGGCGGGGTGCCAATTTACTGCAGTCTATGTGGATGACGTTCTGCAGGCCGGCGGATTCGCGGACGCGGACATGCTCGCACCACCCAGCGAAGTACTGGCCATCGAAACCTGGCCGGACATTCTGCTGGCACCCGTACAGTACCGGATCGCAAAGGGGGTGAACGCTCCGGCGGTCCGCGGAAGCCTGTCGGGATCCTACTGCGCCGTCGTCCTCATCTGGACCAAGAACCGGCCGCGAGGGTAG
- a CDS encoding ABC transporter ATP-binding protein, which produces MTDLTPGPDRPRTSRARFRKFLADYRARRIDETLDATGGQKPGEPAKPARRRQYMREYLRWLKPHGWAVGALFALALAAAGLQMVEPLFMRFIVDKVLLATGLTAAERATRLHTAGALFLALIIVSNLLGAFKDYRQRLLNTTVMLSLRRALFERLLHLPLPRLWDMKTGGILSRISGDVDTTTGMLQLAIVSPAVSLIRLIVAVGILIALNWRLAFTAMAILPGIVLISFISAKRIRPIYRSLRKDAEAVDGRVGETFSGIRVVRAFRREMQELLDYMRGRHTILRKEMFAQRREMVIWTSWGLLLGVVNVVILWYGGVLQLQGRASIGDIMAFQWYTFLLLNPVWQLVNSFSELQRSLAAMERVFELLALEHDKPDRPGATDAPPVVRELRLEEVEFEYREGRPVVRDFTVTVPGGSVVALVGRSGAGKTTVTDLVARFHDPTRGRITLNGTDIRDYRLASYRDLLAIVQQDVFLFDGSVRDNIAYGRHNATDADVEDAARRANAHEFIVRLPDGYETFVGERGVKLSGGQQQRLAIARAILARPQILILDEATSNLDTESEQLIQASMADLLAGRTTFIIAHRLSTVRRAHLILLMEEGRIVEQGTHESLMAAQGQYYRMVQRQAASAEQGADPLLG; this is translated from the coding sequence ATGACGGACCTGACGCCCGGCCCCGACCGCCCGCGCACCTCGCGTGCGCGCTTCCGAAAGTTCCTCGCGGACTATCGAGCGCGACGCATTGACGAGACGCTGGACGCCACGGGCGGGCAGAAGCCGGGAGAGCCCGCGAAGCCGGCGCGTCGCCGCCAGTACATGCGCGAATACCTGCGCTGGCTCAAGCCGCACGGCTGGGCGGTCGGCGCGCTCTTCGCGCTCGCCCTCGCCGCCGCCGGCCTGCAGATGGTGGAGCCGCTGTTCATGCGCTTCATCGTGGACAAGGTGCTGCTGGCCACGGGCCTCACCGCCGCTGAGCGCGCCACGCGGTTGCATACGGCGGGCGCACTCTTCCTGGCGCTGATCATCGTCTCCAACCTGCTGGGGGCGTTCAAGGACTACCGCCAGCGGCTGCTCAACACCACGGTGATGCTCTCGCTGCGGCGCGCGCTCTTCGAGCGCCTGCTGCACCTGCCGCTCCCCCGGCTGTGGGACATGAAGACAGGCGGCATCCTGTCGCGCATCAGCGGCGACGTGGACACCACCACGGGGATGCTGCAGCTCGCCATCGTGTCACCGGCCGTCTCGCTGATCCGCCTGATTGTCGCCGTCGGCATCCTGATCGCGCTCAACTGGCGGCTGGCGTTCACCGCGATGGCGATCCTTCCGGGGATCGTGCTCATCAGCTTCATCTCGGCCAAGCGCATCCGCCCCATCTACCGGTCGCTGCGCAAGGACGCCGAGGCGGTGGACGGGCGCGTCGGCGAGACGTTCAGCGGCATTCGCGTGGTGCGCGCGTTCCGGCGCGAGATGCAGGAACTGCTCGATTACATGCGCGGCCGGCACACGATCCTGCGCAAGGAGATGTTCGCGCAGCGCCGCGAGATGGTCATCTGGACCTCATGGGGGCTGCTGCTGGGCGTGGTGAACGTCGTGATCCTCTGGTACGGCGGCGTGCTGCAATTGCAGGGACGCGCGTCCATTGGCGACATCATGGCCTTCCAGTGGTACACGTTCCTGCTGTTGAATCCTGTCTGGCAGCTGGTGAACTCGTTCTCTGAATTGCAGCGGTCGCTGGCGGCGATGGAACGCGTCTTTGAATTGCTCGCGCTCGAGCACGACAAACCCGACCGGCCGGGCGCGACCGACGCGCCGCCGGTGGTGCGGGAGCTGCGCCTGGAGGAGGTGGAGTTCGAGTACCGCGAGGGACGGCCGGTAGTGCGCGACTTCACCGTCACGGTGCCCGGCGGCAGCGTGGTGGCGCTGGTGGGGCGCAGTGGCGCGGGCAAGACGACCGTCACCGACCTGGTGGCGCGCTTTCATGATCCAACGCGCGGCCGCATCACGCTGAACGGAACGGACATCCGCGACTACCGGCTGGCGAGCTACCGCGACCTGCTGGCCATCGTCCAGCAGGATGTCTTCCTGTTCGACGGCTCGGTGCGCGACAACATCGCGTATGGACGGCACAACGCGACGGACGCCGATGTGGAGGACGCGGCGCGCCGCGCCAACGCGCACGAATTCATCGTGCGCCTCCCCGACGGCTACGAGACCTTCGTCGGGGAGCGCGGCGTGAAGCTGTCCGGTGGGCAGCAGCAGCGGCTGGCCATCGCGCGCGCCATCCTCGCGCGGCCGCAGATCCTGATCCTCGACGAAGCAACGAGCAACCTCGACACCGAAAGCGAGCAGCTGATCCAGGCGTCAATGGCCGACCTGCTGGCGGGGCGCACCACGTTCATCATCGCGCACCGCCTCTCCACGGTGCGGCGCGCCCACCTGATCCTGCTGATGGAGGAAGGGCGCATCGTCGAGCAGGGGACGCACGAGTCGCTGATGGCGGCGCAGGGACAGTACTACCGGATGGTGCAGCGGCAGGCGGCGAGCGCCGAACAGGGAGCCGACCCGCTGCTCGGCTAG
- a CDS encoding NmrA family NAD(P)-binding protein, which yields MRVAVIGGTGMVGRQVVTALQNAGHQAVVVARSVGVDLRTGAGLDAALEGVHAAIDVTNESGTNAASSREAFGLLTGNLLAAERRAGVRHHVLLSIVSAPRLPQVPHYAGKLRQEELVQQSSIPYTILRTTQFHEFAGQMAGWSQREGIVTLPPVLLQPVASADVVAVLIELALGEPHGLAPDLAGPDTHDLVDMARRTLEARGDRTPIRASWRGVSFGPDASGEVFLAGPDARIGPTTFDMWLAQERMRAQSSNAPL from the coding sequence ATGCGCGTTGCGGTCATTGGCGGCACAGGGATGGTTGGGCGTCAGGTGGTCACCGCGCTCCAGAACGCGGGGCATCAGGCGGTGGTGGTGGCGCGGTCGGTTGGCGTCGATCTCCGGACGGGAGCGGGACTTGATGCGGCGCTCGAGGGAGTGCACGCCGCAATCGACGTCACCAACGAAAGTGGCACGAACGCGGCGTCGAGCCGCGAGGCGTTCGGCCTGCTCACCGGCAACTTGCTGGCCGCCGAGCGGCGTGCTGGAGTTCGTCATCACGTACTGCTGTCCATCGTGAGCGCGCCACGCCTGCCGCAGGTGCCGCACTACGCGGGAAAACTGCGGCAGGAAGAACTGGTGCAGCAGTCGTCGATTCCGTACACCATTCTGCGAACCACGCAGTTCCACGAGTTCGCGGGACAGATGGCGGGGTGGTCGCAGCGCGAGGGGATCGTCACGCTGCCTCCCGTGCTGCTGCAGCCGGTGGCGTCGGCGGACGTGGTGGCCGTGCTGATCGAGCTGGCACTGGGTGAGCCGCATGGGCTGGCCCCCGACCTGGCCGGGCCCGATACGCACGACCTGGTGGACATGGCACGCCGCACTCTCGAGGCGCGTGGTGACCGGACGCCCATTCGTGCCAGCTGGCGGGGCGTCTCGTTCGGCCCGGACGCGTCGGGTGAAGTCTTCCTGGCCGGACCGGATGCACGGATCGGACCCACGACGTTCGATATGTGGCTTGCGCAGGAGCGGATGCGGGCGCAATCGTCCAATGCCCCCCTATGA
- a CDS encoding serine hydrolase domain-containing protein yields MPTRVLRHAIGVFAAGVALLAVASSALAAQGAPPTDAQLTDRVDEYMMRLENLGYTGGVLVVRNRRVVLERSYGMANRAAGVVADTATVYNLGSITKQFTAAAILRLEELGKLRTTDSIARFFPDAPADKRAITLHQLLTHTAGFNSDYSPSDYEVTSRDEYVRRMFAAPLRTPPGSTHFYANAGYSMLAAIVEVVTGHVYETALRELVLEPAGMRETGYKAPGWPSARIAHGYQNGRDWGTIVDRIAPSDAPYWALRGNGGLHTTLSDMARWDAALNDARVLTDSSRRKFMTGYVNEGPEGDSQYAYGWAVMKTRRGTRLVTHNGGNGVYVAEFLRFVDDSVTIFATSTVSELTATPVVRVLTRIAFGEPYELPPERLTASARVLADVAGTYRLADSSRLTLRVVNGRLMAEAIGQQAYALLATGDTTSPPGAAEANARARLIVEALVAGNVGPLLAARGEGGPDSAEVARQEAQLMAGRRERLGDFQSIDVIGSLRGPEGGLRTTVRLNFARGGATNIYTFNRSRRIEDLGARPYSAVELILTGGGEFLTFDLRGGTTVRLRFVDGSAIAATPSGPITLRRE; encoded by the coding sequence ATGCCCACGCGCGTCCTCCGCCACGCCATCGGCGTCTTCGCTGCAGGAGTCGCGCTGCTCGCCGTCGCCAGCAGCGCGCTCGCCGCGCAGGGAGCGCCGCCCACCGATGCCCAGCTCACGGACCGGGTGGACGAGTACATGATGCGGCTCGAGAATCTCGGCTACACTGGCGGCGTGCTCGTCGTCCGGAATCGCCGAGTGGTGCTCGAGCGCAGTTACGGGATGGCCAACCGTGCCGCGGGCGTCGTCGCGGACACGGCGACCGTGTACAACCTCGGCTCGATCACCAAGCAGTTCACGGCGGCGGCCATTCTCCGCCTCGAGGAACTCGGCAAGCTTCGCACGACCGATTCCATCGCGCGGTTCTTCCCCGATGCCCCCGCCGACAAGCGCGCCATCACCCTGCACCAGCTGCTGACGCACACGGCGGGCTTCAACTCCGACTACTCGCCGTCGGATTACGAGGTGACGTCGCGCGATGAGTACGTGCGCCGGATGTTCGCGGCGCCGCTGCGCACACCGCCGGGAAGCACGCACTTCTACGCGAACGCCGGCTATTCGATGCTCGCGGCGATCGTCGAAGTCGTCACCGGTCATGTTTACGAGACCGCGCTCCGCGAGCTCGTGCTGGAGCCGGCCGGAATGCGCGAGACGGGATACAAGGCGCCCGGCTGGCCGTCTGCCCGCATCGCGCACGGTTACCAGAACGGCCGTGATTGGGGGACGATCGTCGACCGCATTGCTCCCTCCGATGCCCCCTATTGGGCGCTGCGAGGGAATGGCGGCCTGCACACGACCCTGAGCGACATGGCGCGCTGGGACGCCGCTCTCAACGACGCCCGCGTCCTTACCGATTCAAGCCGCCGCAAGTTCATGACCGGCTACGTCAACGAGGGCCCTGAAGGCGATTCGCAGTACGCGTACGGCTGGGCGGTGATGAAGACGCGGCGTGGCACACGCCTGGTCACCCACAACGGCGGCAATGGCGTCTACGTGGCGGAGTTCCTTCGCTTCGTGGACGACAGTGTCACCATCTTCGCGACATCCACGGTATCGGAGCTCACCGCCACTCCCGTCGTGCGCGTGCTCACGCGCATCGCCTTCGGCGAACCCTATGAACTGCCGCCGGAGCGGTTGACGGCCTCCGCCAGGGTGCTCGCGGACGTCGCCGGCACCTACCGCCTCGCTGACAGCAGCCGGCTGACTCTTCGCGTCGTGAATGGCCGCCTGATGGCCGAAGCCATCGGGCAGCAGGCATACGCCCTGCTCGCCACGGGCGACACGACTTCGCCGCCGGGTGCCGCCGAGGCGAATGCGCGCGCGCGGCTCATCGTCGAGGCGCTCGTCGCTGGCAATGTCGGCCCGTTGCTCGCGGCACGCGGCGAGGGCGGCCCCGACTCGGCGGAAGTCGCGCGCCAGGAGGCGCAGTTGATGGCGGGACGCCGCGAGCGGCTTGGCGACTTTCAATCCATTGACGTGATTGGTTCGCTGCGCGGCCCGGAAGGCGGCTTGCGCACCACGGTGCGGCTCAACTTCGCGCGCGGCGGCGCCACCAATATCTATACCTTCAATCGCAGCCGGCGCATCGAGGACCTCGGGGCGCGTCCGTACTCCGCGGTTGAACTCATACTGACCGGGGGCGGCGAGTTCCTGACGTTCGACCTGCGCGGCGGCACGACTGTGCGGCTACGTTTCGTGGACGGCTCGGCCATCGCCGCCACGCCCTCCGGACCAATAACCCTCAGGCGCGAATGA
- a CDS encoding RsmD family RNA methyltransferase, which yields MRIVGGKWAGKDLTSPNDFRVHPTAEKVRAATLDLLKGDLKDARVLDLFAGTGALGLEALSRGAKSADFVETRPASLHALKANVAVLRARDNSRVFKRDALPFAAAITTAGAYDICFCDPPYESRMLDKVIESWQATYFARVFVAEHAATHKLPPGGRRYDYGASAITIYRAP from the coding sequence ATGAGAATCGTCGGCGGCAAGTGGGCGGGAAAGGACCTCACCTCTCCCAATGACTTCCGGGTGCACCCCACGGCGGAGAAGGTGCGCGCGGCCACGCTCGACCTGCTCAAGGGCGACCTGAAGGACGCGCGCGTGCTCGATCTCTTCGCGGGAACCGGGGCGCTGGGACTCGAGGCATTGTCGCGCGGCGCCAAGAGCGCCGACTTCGTGGAAACGCGTCCGGCCAGTTTGCATGCGCTCAAGGCGAACGTTGCCGTGCTCCGCGCGCGCGACAACTCCCGCGTCTTCAAGCGCGACGCCCTGCCGTTTGCGGCAGCCATCACCACCGCGGGCGCCTATGACATCTGCTTCTGCGACCCGCCGTATGAGTCGCGGATGCTCGACAAAGTGATCGAAAGCTGGCAGGCGACATATTTCGCCCGCGTCTTCGTGGCGGAGCACGCCGCCACGCACAAGCTGCCGCCCGGGGGGCGGCGCTACGATTACGGCGCGTCGGCGATCACTATCTACCGCGCGCCCTAG
- a CDS encoding MBL fold metallo-hydrolase: MPDAPSIVNVGYRSTNFWVVSAGRSRLLIDLGWPGMFGALEATLRKMDIPLREITHGIATHYHMDHAGAAQDLKNAGMRLIVAEEQVTAIGQMAQHMKPTDHYTVIQPEGNLVVPCAESRALLKSLGLEGEFVHTPGHSDDSITVLLDSGEVFTGDLTWPTFATEEAMDVVLASWAALRARGARVVHAGHGPVRPMPAA; the protein is encoded by the coding sequence ATGCCAGACGCGCCTTCCATCGTCAATGTCGGCTATCGCTCAACCAACTTCTGGGTGGTGAGCGCCGGACGGTCGCGCCTGCTCATCGACCTTGGCTGGCCCGGCATGTTCGGCGCGCTCGAGGCTACCCTGCGCAAGATGGATATCCCGCTGCGCGAGATCACCCACGGCATCGCGACACATTACCACATGGATCATGCCGGTGCGGCGCAGGATCTCAAGAACGCTGGGATGCGCCTGATCGTGGCCGAAGAACAGGTGACGGCGATCGGACAGATGGCGCAGCACATGAAGCCAACCGATCACTACACCGTCATTCAACCAGAGGGGAACCTCGTCGTCCCGTGTGCGGAAAGTCGGGCCCTGCTGAAGTCGCTCGGCCTCGAAGGCGAGTTCGTGCACACGCCGGGACACTCCGACGACAGCATCACCGTGCTGCTCGACAGCGGCGAAGTGTTTACGGGCGACTTGACGTGGCCAACCTTCGCCACCGAAGAGGCGATGGACGTCGTGCTGGCGAGTTGGGCGGCCCTTCGCGCGAGGGGTGCGCGCGTGGTGCACGCGGGGCACGGCCCGGTGCGACCGATGCCGGCCGCGTAG
- a CDS encoding DoxX family protein, with protein sequence MSDATIVERWKSATPQVQGILRIIAAFLFMQPGMMKLFDYPMPLPPGMQVPFLSQAFIGGVLEVYGGALMLVGLWVRPVAFVLAGEMAVAYFQFHAPGGFWPLANGGADAVLFCFTWLFYSAAGAGAYSLDARRTT encoded by the coding sequence ATGAGCGACGCGACAATCGTTGAACGGTGGAAGTCGGCGACCCCACAGGTGCAGGGCATATTGCGCATCATCGCCGCCTTCCTGTTCATGCAGCCAGGGATGATGAAGCTGTTCGACTACCCCATGCCGCTGCCGCCGGGAATGCAGGTTCCGTTCCTCTCGCAGGCGTTCATTGGCGGTGTGCTCGAGGTGTACGGTGGAGCGCTGATGCTCGTCGGCCTGTGGGTGCGGCCGGTGGCGTTCGTGCTGGCGGGGGAAATGGCCGTGGCCTACTTCCAGTTCCATGCGCCCGGCGGCTTCTGGCCGCTCGCGAACGGCGGCGCGGATGCCGTCCTCTTCTGCTTCACCTGGCTCTTCTATTCGGCGGCCGGCGCCGGGGCGTACAGTCTCGACGCTCGACGAACGACCTGA